tccagtaataacccccccccccacccgccaaCTTCACcactcccttttccctctcaccttttctccttacctgcccatcacttccctctggtgttctgtcctcttttctttcttccatggccttctgtccttccctattagatttccccttctccagctctatctctttcaccaatcaactttccctagatgctacctggtctgctgagttcctccagcattttgtgtgtgttgactggaCCAATCCATTCTGTTCATCTCATGTTTGTCTTCTATGACATCTTTTGGAATCATATTGTATTTAGATAACTACTTCAAAGTGCCTTGTAAAAGCAATCAGCCGTCTGATCACATAAGTGAGtgttacaaccagggattttgatcaatttaactgagaattttattTGTGTATCACATGCTTTTTTCACAGTAGACCAAAAAAAAACAgcgaaaattgtaaagcatgaaaatctAAAAAATCAAAAACTAAAATGatagcagttcaaaagtattcattcccctttgctcagtacttggtTGAACTACCCCTCACAGTGACTGCAGTCAGCTGTCTTTTTGGATAAGCCTGTATTAGTTTTGCACAACATGAAGGACCAAAATTTACCCATTCCTCCCTATCCATAGCTTAAGTACTTTGGGAGTGATGATGGACTGcagtcttgaggtcttgccagattTGATTGGGTTAAGGGCAAAATCcttctctcgctccctctccccctccctctcccttcctgtggtgaactacatagacctgtctggacacaacccctcctgctaactgctcctgtggctcctctcacagacccctgtaaaaggcgattggaggcgctgctcctccttcagtctccaggatatcGTATGGtgctctcttgctgctgactgctctcttccagcgaataaaagcctatatctcgcctcacgtctccgagagttattgatggtgcatcaattttattcgctggaattttaaaacatggagagtattttacTTCCGGAAAAATTGGACTTGGACTctcaagctccagaagcagctcttgcctttgaactctggcttgcatacttccaatcatacttggaagagattcccttgactgagcctgccacaatgcaTAAAATCCTCCTTTCCAGAGTCAGTCCGAgggtattctcccttatcagaaacctgccgacctaccaaggggcactggacgccctcaaaagacagtacctgcggccggtgagcaccatctatgcaagacatcgcttagcgacgcggcgGCAGCAGACCGGACAGTTGAGCGCtaagtttgtccgggccctacagacactcgtgcgggcctgcgactgcaagggactgacggcagaacagcatgcggagctcctggtacgagacgccttcgttacggggatcaggtcagcgTACGTgcaccagcagctgctggaaaacacagatcttaccttacgctcggcgatcgagctggccgacacactggaggctgctctgcacaatgctgacactgtccagccgcgcgagCTCCCGCCAGTCCCATGaacgctgcagaccccgccacccgccagcgaatcgacctcagctgctgccactcgcgagtccatgaactccccgcaattgaccacggctgctgccagtcacaagtctgcgcagtgttacttctgcggactcgaaaaacacccccgaaaacgctgcccggcccgagaagctacctgctccagctgcggaaagaagggccaatttgccaaggtctgtaaatctgaaccacgagcggggtcaagCAGCGCCATGTGTGAGGCATggaggccgccatcttgcctgcccgcctcgtgcgaggcatgggggtggccatcttggtcgccgccatcttgcctgcctgcctcgtgcgaggcatgggggtggccatctttgtcagcgccaCCTCGCCCCACCTCCGATCCACGGGTGCTTagcgggcaccaagacggcgattcaactctggcctccgtgaccctcgaccaaagcgccccacaccagcttgcaaagttaatgatggacatcctggtggagggcacaggactagctgcctgtttgacacgggcaacTCTGAGAGTTTTATTTacctggacacggtgcaacgctgcggactcgtgacacagccggtaagccagagggtcactatggcttctgggtcgcattccacagacatccggggggggttgtgtagcgacattagtggtgcagggcacagaatatcaggactttgtgctactggttatgcctcaactgtgtgcgcctgtgctattggggctggacttccagagccacctaaaaagtgtgacaatggcgtatgacgggcccctcccaccactcactgtcaggaatcctcagttttgtgggacttcgtcatataccccgctactgaccacacacacacacaccgacccgcacatcccacccagcaccatgccgacagctgcgctactgacaccacttgcaacctctccaccctcaagatccctcccccaccgctgttcgccaacctgacccccccgactgtaaacctgtggcaactaaaagcaggaggtacagcgcgggggacagggccttcattaagtcggaggttcagcggctgctcagggaagggatcattgagccaagcacaagtcctttgAGGGCCCAGGTGggtgttgttcggaccgggcagaaaaataggatggtcgtggactatagccagaccatcaataggctcacgcagcttgacgcgtaccccctaccccgcatcccGGATATgatcaatcagatagctcagtacaaggtgtactcaaccatagatctgaaatctgcttaccaccagctccccatccgcccagaggaccgcccctacaccgccttcgaggtgggcggcaggcaCGAATGGTgtatctgtcttccagagggaaatggaccggatggtggaccagcaccaactgaaggccacatttccatatctggacaagatcaccatctgtggtcacgactagctggatcacaacaccaacttctatcaatttttccaagtggccaaagccctaaaccttacttataacagggacaagtgtgtgttcggaaccacctgacttgctatgcttgggtatgttgtggagaatggggttattggccctgatcccgaccgtatgcaccccctgttagaactccctcttcccaccaccctcaaagccctcagacggtgcctgggcttcttttcctattacgcccaatgggtccctcttTACGCAGACGAGGCCCACccccggtcaagtccaccacatttcccctctctgccaaagcccgcgtggccttcagccgcattaaaggggacattgccaaagcaatgatgcatgtggtggacgaaACCATTCCCTTcgaagtagagagtgatgcctccgacttcgcgctggctgctaccctcaatcaggcaggcaggccagtaacattcttctctcgtacccttcaaggctctgaaatccagcactccgcggtggagaaagaagcccaggccatagtggaagctattaggcactggaggcactatctcgccagcaaaaggttcaccttgctgaccgaccagcgctcagttgcgttcatgttcagcaaccaacagcggggcaaaatcaaaaatgataaaattttgcggtggagaatagaactctccacctacaactatgatatcctgtgccggcctggaaggctcaatgagccccctgatgccctatcctggggagcgtgtgccagcgcacagctcgatcagctatatgccctccacgcagatctttgccacccggggctcacccgattttaccatttcgtgaaagcccagaaccttcCTTACTcctttgaggacatcaggacgatgaccagggactgccaagtctgcgctgagtgcaaactgcacttctaccatcctgacaaggcgcaacttatcaaggccacctgcccctttgagtgactgagtgttgactttaagggcccccttccctccaccaaccacaATGTCTACTTTTTCATCATTATTgacgagtactcgtggttcccctttgccatcccctgccctgacaccactgccacgtctgtcgtaaaagccctgcgccagctcttcactctgttcagatatctctgctatatccacagtgatagagggtcctcctttatgagtgtcgagctgcaccagtacctgctggctaggggcattgctactagtaggaccacgagctataatccctggggaaatggaccggtgaagagggagaatgccacagtgtggaaggccacacttttagcccttaagtcaaaggggttgccggactctcgatggcaggaggttctccccgaggcactccactctatctgctctctgttatgtacgtccaccaatgccacccctcataagcgcctcttttcttttcccaggaagtctgccactggggccaccctaccggcttggctgacatccccaggaccagtgctgctccggaaacatgcgcagagcaataaatactccccgctagtggagagggttcacctactacatgcgaacccccagtatgcctacgtggtcttacctgatgggtgggaggacacggtctccatccgtgacctggcgcccgcaggagcagcagaccactaccccgaacaatccacggtaactatgaaccctgtacccaccgaggtgtatacccacctgataccgcgcacaccaagccctacacagactcctcacgacactcccataccgggcgcctcgcacacgcatgagggatcactgatgcctaatGGGCCGACACttcaagtcaggccggaaccagcataaccaccatctccggtgcaatcactgtcagtgctacgtagatcgcagcgacagatttgaccacctgatagacttaacctgtaaatatacttgtaagaaactttgccccatgtggactctctcttttaaaacaaaaggggcttgaatgtggtgaactacatatacctgtctggacacaaccccccctgctgactgctgctgtggctcctcccacagacccctggcgattggaggcactactcctccctgtctccaggatgtcgtatagtgatctcttgctgctgactgctctcttccagcgaataaaagcctaaATCTTGCCTCgggtctccgagagttattgatggtgcatcactccctcccctcccccatcctccaAAGATTTCCCATTCCAACTTTCTTCCCAACTCTGCCTCCAGACTCTCCTCACATCCCCCACCCCAACCTGCCTTCCTGTCACTCCTCAGTGGCTGCTTACTCCCTGATGTTGTTTGGCTCAATCCATGAAAAAGTTTCTAATCATAGTCCAATCCTATCATTACCTCCCATTCTAAAATAATTGGTTTAATATGGAGTTCTGAAAGCTAAGTGCAATACTTATAACCTTACATTATTTTGGTGACATTTTAGTTAAAATCAGAAGTCATTTTATGTTTTGTGAAAGTTGTACGCAAACTCCAGTGCTAGTGCTTTGGTTTTTATTGATAAATTTGCAAACAGCAAAAGCTACTGATTACATTGTTAAAAATACAGTTTGTGTGCATCATTTTTGTATCTTGAAGGTGGAATTATTGTGTATCTCGGCTGAGCAGGTCATAATTTAACTTCTACTTGCAGTTTTCAGTGGTTCGTGCCTTTGCTTCCCCCTTTTGGTTATTCTGTGTAATTAGCTTCTTGTTTTGCCTCTAACTCAGCCACTATCTGTGAACTAGATCAATGTTTCAAGCACATACTGCAAAAGCACAAAATATTAAGCATTTTTAAAGCACAACCCCACTTGAAATCATCTGTGATTGTCAGGGACAGCCTACTTTCTTTTTCAGTGTGGTGAGACAAATTCCTTGCATGTAATGTTAGGCTTGCTATTTTCTGACTACAGAAATAATATTCAGCGGCTTGCTTGAAAAGTTGGCTTCTAGTCTATCAAGCTTTTGTGTTGCAGCAATAAGCATGGCCCTGACATTTTCAGCTGGCTACTTAGCACAAGGGAGTCAGTAGGAATCCCTGGAAACTAATTGATCCGTCATTGCTCCAGAGTTTCCCTTTTTCAAGGTGGACCCACACATGATCTCCTCTTCTGAGTTTCAATATTGCATTCTTGCTAGCAAGCTGGCTGGTACTTCTTGCAAGAACACTGTGGATCCTACTGATTTTCCGTCCATTCTTCATCAGGACCACATCAGTATGCAGCCCTCTGAATGGCAGTGAAGTATAACTGAAGAAGTATATGCCAAACCTAGGAGCCATAAACATCCCAGAACTCCTACTGTATGCCCTGCCCAGATTGACATTGACCAGATTAAAAACTATGGCTCTTCCGGGATTCACCATATGATTCATTATAGAGGTTTCCACATCAAATACCACACGGGAGCCTGTGAAAATAAAAATTGTAGAGTAGAATTCAATGACAATACAACTAATTCCACTTTCTGCCCTAATTGAGGATGCAATAATTTATGTGTGGAGCCCCTACCACCTGATTTATAGGCAGACAATATCTAAGTATATTTGGAGTTGTCAACAAATGCTGACATTGACAGAGAAGTCTGCATTCAGTCACTGTATGAATAGAATTTGGAGGGTTATAATTTCTTTCACCATCTGAACTTTTTGCAGTTTCTCACTTTTATACTGATGTGCTGAAGAGGGACTCTGTCAACTTGTTTTCTTGCAGTTTCCCCCCAATCTCTCAGCACAGTCTCTTTCTGGGATACAGTTGTCTGTATGTTCATACTAATATATTGCCTGAACTGGGATGCAAGAGTCAGAGAGTGTTGCATATCCTCTATAAAGGGTGCTTATTTTCTATTATTCATTGTTTTTTCTTTGAAGCAGTTTTCAAATTAAACACTTTTGTTCCAGAGTGCTGTTTGCCTCCTTTCGTTTCCAATCCAAATGTCATGATGTAAATAATATACAGTACACCACATTTTATGTTTGTGTACTTATGATCTTGATCTTGAATACCATTTATGGGTGCATTCATGTGGCAAAAGGACATGTTAATCAAAGCTGGAGCTTCCTGAGTAACTACAGGGATGTGAGTAAGGTAaatcagaaggggggggggggtggggatgtAATGCAGATGTTGGATTAATATGTAATACAACCAGATTGCATATGAAATCATTAGAGGGGAAATGAAAAGGCAGAATAGAAGTGCACAAGCAGTCAATATAAGTGAAGCAGGGACTTCTGTACCTAGATgtagtaaattttaaaaaattaccatTGGTTGAAGTGTCACGATACAGACAGAATTTTAGTTATTGTAAAAAGAATGAAAGAAGACATGAAAGAACTCTTTCATTCAGAAATTATGTATGATCCAacactgggtattgatagtgaatgatcagccatgatctcagaatggcggtgcagactcgaggggccgaatggtctacttctgcacctattgtctattgtctattgatccgTAATGTACTATCATTGATAAGGTGATAAAGGGAGAGATTCAGTCGTGGTTCTCAATAAAGAGTTGGAGAACTACTGTATCTAAAGGAAAAACACTTCCTAAGCTATGAGAAAGGAGCTAATGAATCAGGCTATCTTAAGTGCTGTCAGAGAATGTTGACATTGATTTGTTGAATTAATTAGCCTTTTTAAAGACTAAAATGATTTGCTGATTTTCTTTGAGTTTATGGATTTGACAGGCTCCTCCTTCACTCTGTACAACTATCAGCATGTTTCTCAACTTCATGAGAGCATCCTCTCTACTTACTCTAGTGTTAAATTCATTCAATTTGACAGCATCAGCCCTTAGCTCTTTTGGATTAGTGTTGCCAGTTTGGTGCTGTGGTTCTTAGGAATGGATTGAAACCAGCCAAAAGTTACTTCCTAAGCACGgtaagctgcagatgctggaaatcttgagcgacacacgtaagatgctggaggaactcagcaagtcaggcagcgtctatggaggggaaaagCGGTTGACGTTTCAGGACGAGAAATTTCATCAGGATATCACATCCTAGCACTCCAGGTCCTATCAGTTTGAGGTTGAATTAAACACAGAAGTGACAAAAATGTGTGCTTCACAGTAATATCTAGTTCCCTAATTGGATGTTAATATTCAACTTTGCAAATCAGTAAACCAGGCTCTAAACTGACTTTATTCCACAGCTGTTCCATCTGTGGAGGATTCACTGTTTAGTGCCTTTGTTAAAATTGACATTAGATGTGAATATTTCAATAGATCACTTATTGTGCATCAGTTGGGATTCATGACAAGCAATTATTTGTTACACCTATGAACTATCTTCTTGCAAATAAAAAAGACTCACCATGCCAGTAACCGCAATGTCTTCCCCTTCTGTCTTCTGCCTCAAGGATCATTTTCAGTGGTTTTATGTCCATTTCTTCATTGGTTGTGTCCACTTCTTCATTGGTTGTGTCCACTTCTTCATCGGTTGTGTCCTGGAACCATTTTAAAAATTGGAAGAAAACATTTCCTGTCAGAAAATTTAGATAGGCCTCCAAACTGTGTTGAATTCTTGTCTACCAAACCAAGATTTTAACACTTCGAGGCATTACACAAAGGAATAGGGTATGTTAAATACACTTTGAATACACTGTATGAGCTACTCTACAGAGAATACCTACCACCAAAGCAATTTTTCATACTCCTGTCTGGATTTTCACTTGCATTAGTTTCTACATAATATTGACCATGTGCATTATATAACTGcacccagtttttttttaaacccagatttaaacatagaaaacctacagcacaatagaggcccttcaacccacaaagctgtgccaaacatgtctttgccttagaactacctaggctttacccatggccctctatttttctaagctccatgtatcaatctaggagtctcttaaaacaccccattgttctatcctgatattagtcccttttgtgataagtgtaaagggggcgaggcttctcttattcatatgtattgggcCTGTCCTagtttggagaaattttggagagattttttaaaactttatcccatattcttaattgacatttagaacctaaccctttgattTCTCTTTTGGCACCTTGGGTGAAGTTGACATGCATTTGAATCTGACTAAAcatcgaatattatcttttgcatcTCTTTTAGCTTGACGATTAgttcttcttaggtggagagatgttgccccacccactcatgctcaatggcttaaagatattatgtcctgtttagaccttgaaaaggttcattattcacttcttaatttggacataaagtttcataaggtgtggggaACTTTTCTTGAATGTTTTCATAATTCTTCTTTAGATTAATGGTTTATCAGTTTTTTTTGTGTACTGCAAtccctttcagcttttttttctgatTAAGTTTTACGTTTTTTTTGTTGTGAAATACATTATAGTTTAGATAGTAGGCAttatacttttttaaaatatttacagcTCTGGTGACGAAAGCTGTGATTAACTTTACATTGtaatggttggcttggagttttgtagtgggagggaggggaggatacTAAATGATTTCATTTTGGTGCTTTTTCTGTATTGTTATGAATTGTACATTAGACATGTTTGTCTAGCACTGTATAAATCTCCAGTTTGTCGGGTTTTTTTCTGTTGTAGTGTAgaaacttctttaaaaaaaagaccccATCGTTTCCGCCgctgccggtagcccattccatgtgctgagcactctctgtgtaaaaaaaaacttacctctgacatctcctctgcacctacttccatgcaccttaaaactctgccctctcgtgctagctatttcagccgtggaaaaaagcctctgactatccacatgatcaatgtctctcattatcttgcacatctctctcaggtcacctgtcattctccatcattccaaggagaaaaggcagagttcactcaacctgttcccctgaggcatgctctccaatccaggcaacatccttgtaaatctcctctgcaccctttctatggtttccacgtcattcctgtagtgaggtgaccagaattgagcacagcacAGATTGATGAATGccagtgcaccatatgccttcttaaccacagagtcaacctgtgtagcagctttgagtgtcctatggactcggtccccaagatccctctgatcctccacactgccaagagtcttgccattaatgctatattctgccatcataattgacctaccaaaatgaaccacctcgcacttatctgggttgaattccatctgccacttctcagtccagctttgcatcctatcaatgtcccactgtaacctctgacagccctccacactatccacaacacccccaacctttgtgtcatcagcaaatttactaacccatccctccacttactcatccaggtcatttataaaaatcacaaagagtaggggtcccagtacagatctctgagtCAAactactggtcactggcctccatgaaGAATTTGACCTgtgtacaaccactctttgccttctgtgggcaagccagttctggatccacaaagcaatgtcccttggatcctatgcctccttacttctcAATAAGTATTGCATGGTgtttcttatcaaatgccttgctgaaatccatatattctacatctatggctctatcttcatcaatatgtttagacatatcctcaaaaaattctatcaggctcataaggcatgacctgcctttgacaaagccatgctggctattcctaatcatattatgcctctccaaatgttcataaatcctgcctctctagatcttttccatcaacttaccaatcactgaagtaagactcattggtctgtaatttcctgggctatccctactccctttcttgaataagggaacaacatccacaatcctccaatcctccggaacttctcccgtcctcattgatgatgcaaagatcatcgccagaggctcagcaatctcttcccttgcttcccacagtagcctggggtacatcctgtctggttctggttctggtgacttatccaacttgatgctttccaaaagctccagcacgtattctttcttaatatctacatgctcaagcttttcagtctgctgcaagtcaaccctacaatcaccaagatccttttccatagcgaatactgaagtaaagtattcattaagtacctctgtcaacccctccggttccatacacacttttccactgtcagacttgattggtcctattctctcacttcttatcctcttgtgcttcacatacttgcagaatgccttgggttttccttaatcctgtccgccaaggccttctcacggccccttctgtctctcctaatttcattcttaagctccttcctgctagccttataatctagatctctatcattaccttttttttaacctttcataagctcttcttttcttcttgaatagatttactacagcctttgtacaccacagttcctgtaccctaccatcctttccctgtctcattggaatgtatctacgcAGAACCccccacaaatatcccctgaacatttgccacatttcttctgtacatttccctgagaacatatgttcctaatttatgcttccaagttcctgcctgatagcctcatttttccccttactccaattaaatgtttctctaacttgtctgttcctatccctctccagcgctatgataaaggagatagaattgtgatcactatctccaaattgctctcccactgagcgatctgacacctgaccaggttaatttcccaataccagatcaagtacagcctctccccttgcaggcttatctacatattgtgtcaggaaacct
The nucleotide sequence above comes from Hypanus sabinus isolate sHypSab1 chromosome 28, sHypSab1.hap1, whole genome shotgun sequence. Encoded proteins:
- the LOC132382423 gene encoding cerebellin-4-like, with amino-acid sequence MRNLLYLILFHCICQSSTLENDIEDFLDTTDEEVDTTNEEVDTTNEEMDIKPLKMILEAEDRRGRHCGYWHGSRVVFDVETSIMNHMVNPGRAIVFNLVNVNLGRAYSRSSGMFMAPRFGIYFFSYTSLPFRGLHTDVVLMKNGRKISRIHSVLARSTSQLASKNAILKLRRGDHVWVHLEKGKLWSNDGSISFQGFLLTPLC